ACCATGACGGCTCTTTTATCTTTTCTAAACCTCAGCGTCCAGTAACCTGAAAATGCCCCAAGAAGCGTAATTTTCGCTTCTGAATGAGCCAGAGTACTTCTCCCGTTGTATCGCGCCTGGCGCCCACGCCCAGCGGCTACCTGCACCTGGGCAATGCCGTCAACTTTGTGCTGACGTGGCTGTTGGTGCGCCGCGCCCACGGCACGCTGCACCTGCGCATCGACGACCTGGACCGCGCCCGCCTGCGCCCGGCCTACCTGGAAAATATCTTCCGCACCATTGCCTGGCTGGGCATTGATTACGACCACGGCCCCAGCGGCCCCGAGGACTTTGAGCGGCATTACTCCCAGCAGCACCGGTTAGCTGAATACCAGGAGCTGCTCAACCAGCTGCGCGCCGTGCCTGGGCTGCTGTATGCCTGCCGCTGTTCCCGTACCGATATTCTGCGTACTTCCGCCAACGGCCTGTACGCCGGCACCTGCCGCCCGCAGCAAGTGCCTTTTGATACCCCGGAAACTGCCTGGCGCGCCCACATTCCCGCCCAACTGCGCATCACTTTTCCAGACCTTTGGCAAGGCCCGCTGTCAGTTCCGCTGGCCCAGGACTTGGGTGATTTTGTAG
The Hymenobacter sp. DG25B genome window above contains:
- a CDS encoding glutamate--tRNA ligase family protein — its product is MSQSTSPVVSRLAPTPSGYLHLGNAVNFVLTWLLVRRAHGTLHLRIDDLDRARLRPAYLENIFRTIAWLGIDYDHGPSGPEDFERHYSQQHRLAEYQELLNQLRAVPGLLYACRCSRTDILRTSANGLYAGTCRPQQVPFDTPETAWRAHIPAQLRITFPDLWQGPLSVPLAQDLGDFVVRKKDGAAAYQVASLADDVRLGTTLIVRGLDLLPSTAAQLWLATQVPATRVFLTTQFVHHPLLPAADGQKLSKSQQQALDRGIMGEATSPRPVYAAVARLLGLPEAAGQSLEALREAFEASGLLPLSGAAGNAQIQEYQPPGAIG